Below is a window of Deltaproteobacteria bacterium DNA.
TCCGCTTGAGCGGCACGCCCTGGGTCCAGGCGAACCTCAACGCGGCTCTGCCGTTCGGCGCGGAGGAGTTCGACTACGTCGCCTGCATCGCCGGACTGCACCGCCTGCACTCGCCGCAGATCGCGATCCGCGAGTTCCGCCGCGTGCTGCGCCCGAAGGGCACGCTGATCGTGTCGTTCCCGAATTACGCTCATCTGCGGCGGCGTCTCCACTTCCTCTGGCACGGATACATCTCGAAGGGAGTGACGCTCCGGTCTTTCGACGTGCAGACGGTCGAGGACGAGGACGCGCACTTTCGGACGACCCTCCTCTGGCCCACCGTGCGGCAGCTCCTGCTCGCGAACGGGTTCGCGGTGGAGCAGCTCGAGCCCGACCGCCGACGCGCTCGCTGGCTCCAGGCTCCCCTCGCCGCGCTGATCCGACTCGTCGGACGTCTCACGCGCGACGAGAGCCGCGAGGCCTACGCGCTCGACGAGGTCTCATCGAGCGCGATTCTCACCGGAGGCGACAATCTGATCGTGGTCGCCCGGAAGTCGTGAGCGGCGAGCGCGAGCTTCGCGTCGAACGCTTTCGACACGATGGC
It encodes the following:
- a CDS encoding methyltransferase domain-containing protein gives rise to the protein MSKAHGAAAEARARDAAPKPMTRAGHHARLVELLEPRPRGRLLDLPCGQGALSQALIQLGFDVTCADIDPGFFRLSGTPWVQANLNAALPFGAEEFDYVACIAGLHRLHSPQIAIREFRRVLRPKGTLIVSFPNYAHLRRRLHFLWHGYISKGVTLRSFDVQTVEDEDAHFRTTLLWPTVRQLLLANGFAVEQLEPDRRRARWLQAPLAALIRLVGRLTRDESREAYALDEVSSSAILTGGDNLIVVARKS